A stretch of the Deltaproteobacteria bacterium genome encodes the following:
- the ybgF gene encoding tol-pal system protein YbgF, translating into MKVHNLALLFGSLTLFLLVGCATTREAAYLNNQIEDLQQEVEFIRGKLSSDMQKDWADIETTVEDLQREVKILRANVEEDRELIKRLADELEGLKRDYEAKISAYQKEKEEGVTVPPAPTTIPKERPTHGEEDMEGAYQRAYHTLKEGDYQHALRMFKEFLLTYPQSEYADNAQHWIGECYYLQGDYETAILEYEKVITRYPRGDKVSSALLKQGFAFLNLGDRVDAKILFKKVIKEYPRSPQAEIAAKKLKLLP; encoded by the coding sequence ATGAAGGTCCATAATTTGGCTTTACTTTTCGGCTCTTTAACCCTTTTCCTCTTGGTGGGTTGCGCTACTACAAGGGAGGCAGCCTACTTGAACAACCAGATAGAGGATCTGCAACAGGAGGTCGAATTCATCAGGGGGAAGCTCTCATCCGATATGCAGAAGGACTGGGCCGATATCGAAACCACCGTCGAAGACCTGCAGAGGGAGGTCAAAATCCTCAGGGCAAATGTAGAGGAGGACAGGGAGCTCATCAAGCGGCTCGCCGATGAACTAGAGGGGTTGAAGAGGGATTATGAGGCGAAGATATCGGCATACCAGAAGGAGAAAGAGGAAGGTGTAACTGTACCCCCTGCTCCTACTACCATACCGAAGGAAAGGCCCACCCACGGAGAGGAGGATATGGAGGGGGCCTATCAGAGGGCCTATCACACCCTCAAGGAGGGCGACTACCAGCATGCCTTGAGGATGTTCAAGGAGTTTCTCCTCACCTACCCCCAGTCAGAGTACGCAGATAATGCCCAACATTGGATTGGTGAGTGTTACTACCTCCAGGGGGATTATGAAACAGCCATCTTGGAATATGAGAAGGTAATAACGAGATATCCCCGAGGGGACAAGGTCTCCTCCGCCCTCTTAAAACAGGGCTTCGCCTTCTTGAATCTGGGGGATCGGGTAGACGCCAAGATCCTCTTTAAAAAGGTGATCAAAGAATATCCCCGTTCACCCCAGGCGGAGATCGCCGCCAAGAAGCTCAAGTTATTACCGTGA
- the rpoC gene encoding DNA-directed RNA polymerase subunit beta', whose amino-acid sequence MEEYLHSFFEKPKDPSSFNAIRISLASPEQIRSWSHGEVKKPETINYRTFKPERDGLFCARIFGPVKDYECNCGKYKRMKHRGIVCEKCGVEVIQSKVRRERMGHIELAAPVAHIWFLKSIPSKIGMILDMTLKELERVLYFESYVIIDPKDTPFKEGDLISEEKYKEIREKYGEDAIEAEVGAEAIKRLLQKVNVEELAERLRFEMKETQSEAKRKKLAKRLKIIEAFRDSGNKPEWTILDVIPVTPPDLRPLVPLDGGRFATSDLNDLYRRVINRNNRLKRLLELNAPGIIIRNEKRMLQEAVDALFDNGKRGRVITGANKKPLRSLSDMLRGKQGRFRQNLLGKRVDYSGRSVIVIGPDLRLHQCGLPKKMALELFKPFIYNKLEEKGYVTTVKSAKKMVEKERPEVWDILEEVIREHPILLNRAPTLHRLGIQAFEPLLIEGKAIQLHPLVCLAFNADFDGDQMAVHVPLSVEAQTEARVLMMSTNNILSPAHGKPIIVPTQDIVLGLYYMTREKEYAKGTGKVFANPDEVRIAHDAREVDLHALIKVRMDGQLVETTVGRILLREVVPEEVPFALINRVMNKKAVANLVDYSYRVAGNKKTVILADKLKDLGFTYATISGLSIGIKDIHIPSRKTELLEQANEEVEKVRHQYVDGLITDGERYNKVIDIWAQATEEIADEMMKELGTEKVKDPQGEEKAVPSLNPIFMMADSGARGTAQQIRQLAGMRGLMAKPSGEIIETPITANFREGLTVLQYFASTHGARKGLADTALKTANSGYLTRRLVDVAQDVTVSEYDCGTLDGIYASSLVEGGEIIEPMVERILGRVGLEDIKDPFTGEIIVKANQEIDEEAVQKIADAGLDRVKIRSVLTCKSKHGVCALCYGRDLARGRIVEIGEAVGVIAAQSIGEPGTQLTMRTFHIGGTASRRVEETALEAKMDGIVKFIALQTVRNREGMLVVMNRKGEIAILDEEGRERKRYPVVYGAKLRVQEGQKVKEGELIAEWDPYTIPIITEVSGLVKFGDIIEGVTMQEQVDEVTGHARKVIIESKEPDLRPRISIKQERVGEGGKKTLETAARYILPLWSNIYVKEGELVEAGDVLVKIPRETTKTKDITGGLPRVAELFEARRPKEYALISEIDGTVSFGKMVKGKRKVIITPEVGEPKEYTVPKGKHISVHEGDVVKAGESLMDGSSNPHDILKVLGDKELARFLVDEIQEVYQLQGVKINDKHIEIIVRQMLKRIMIREVGDTKFIVDEQVEKHIFQEENERVLKEGGKPAVADPLFLGITKASLITDSWVSAASFQETTRVLTQAAVEGRVDYLRGLKENVIMGRLVTAGTGNPRYRTMVPIVEGGYPPPLEEIEREEEKVKGEEKGVFLAD is encoded by the coding sequence TTGGAAGAGTATTTACACTCATTCTTTGAAAAACCCAAAGATCCATCGAGCTTTAACGCTATAAGGATCTCTTTGGCCTCCCCTGAGCAAATCAGGAGTTGGTCCCACGGGGAGGTAAAGAAACCGGAGACCATTAACTACCGGACTTTTAAGCCGGAGAGGGATGGCCTGTTTTGCGCCAGGATATTCGGGCCTGTGAAGGACTATGAGTGTAACTGCGGCAAATACAAGCGGATGAAACATAGGGGCATTGTCTGTGAGAAGTGTGGGGTGGAGGTGATCCAGTCCAAGGTACGCAGGGAGAGGATGGGACATATAGAGTTGGCGGCACCAGTGGCACATATATGGTTCTTGAAGAGCATCCCGAGCAAGATCGGAATGATCCTAGATATGACCTTGAAGGAGCTGGAGCGGGTCCTCTACTTCGAGTCCTATGTGATCATCGATCCCAAGGATACCCCATTTAAGGAAGGCGATTTGATCAGCGAAGAAAAATATAAGGAGATCAGGGAGAAATATGGGGAAGATGCTATAGAGGCGGAGGTAGGAGCCGAGGCCATCAAACGACTTCTCCAAAAGGTAAACGTGGAGGAGCTGGCTGAGCGCCTCCGTTTTGAGATGAAGGAGACTCAGTCTGAAGCCAAGCGCAAAAAATTGGCCAAACGCCTGAAGATCATCGAGGCCTTTCGAGACTCCGGGAATAAGCCAGAGTGGACGATCTTAGACGTCATCCCTGTCACCCCCCCTGATCTGAGACCCCTGGTCCCCCTGGATGGCGGGAGGTTCGCCACCTCTGACCTCAACGACCTGTATAGGAGGGTGATCAACAGAAACAATCGTCTGAAGAGGCTCTTAGAGTTAAACGCCCCGGGCATCATCATCCGCAATGAGAAGAGGATGTTACAGGAAGCAGTGGACGCCCTCTTCGACAATGGCAAGAGGGGCAGGGTGATCACCGGCGCCAACAAAAAACCCCTGAGGTCTCTGAGCGATATGCTCAGGGGTAAACAGGGGAGATTCCGCCAAAACCTCTTGGGCAAGAGGGTGGATTATTCGGGGAGATCGGTCATCGTCATCGGACCAGATCTGCGTTTGCATCAATGTGGTCTTCCCAAGAAGATGGCCTTAGAGCTCTTCAAACCCTTCATCTACAACAAGTTGGAGGAGAAGGGATATGTGACCACTGTCAAGAGCGCCAAGAAAATGGTGGAGAAGGAGAGGCCTGAGGTATGGGATATCCTGGAGGAGGTGATCCGGGAGCACCCCATCCTCCTGAACAGGGCCCCTACCCTGCACCGGCTGGGCATCCAGGCCTTTGAACCACTCCTGATAGAAGGAAAGGCCATACAGCTTCACCCCCTCGTGTGCCTTGCCTTCAACGCCGACTTTGACGGTGATCAAATGGCCGTACATGTCCCACTCTCCGTGGAGGCCCAGACCGAGGCCAGGGTACTGATGATGTCCACTAATAACATCCTCTCCCCTGCCCATGGGAAACCGATCATCGTCCCCACCCAGGATATCGTCTTAGGCCTCTATTATATGACGAGGGAAAAGGAATATGCCAAGGGGACGGGGAAGGTCTTTGCCAACCCTGATGAGGTGAGGATCGCCCACGATGCCCGTGAGGTGGATCTACACGCCCTCATCAAGGTGAGGATGGATGGCCAGTTGGTGGAGACCACCGTGGGCAGGATCCTCCTCAGAGAGGTCGTCCCTGAAGAGGTCCCCTTTGCATTGATCAACAGGGTGATGAACAAAAAGGCGGTGGCCAACCTCGTCGACTATAGCTATCGGGTGGCGGGGAATAAGAAGACGGTCATCCTGGCGGATAAATTGAAGGATCTGGGTTTTACATACGCCACTATCTCCGGCCTCTCCATAGGCATCAAGGATATCCACATCCCCTCTCGCAAGACCGAACTCCTGGAGCAGGCCAATGAGGAAGTGGAAAAGGTGAGACACCAATACGTGGATGGGTTGATCACAGATGGGGAGAGGTATAATAAGGTGATCGACATCTGGGCCCAGGCCACCGAAGAGATCGCCGATGAGATGATGAAGGAGTTGGGGACGGAAAAGGTGAAGGACCCACAAGGTGAAGAAAAGGCCGTGCCCAGCCTTAACCCCATCTTTATGATGGCCGATTCAGGGGCTAGGGGGACCGCCCAGCAGATACGCCAGTTGGCAGGTATGCGGGGGTTGATGGCCAAGCCATCAGGAGAGATCATCGAGACCCCCATCACTGCCAACTTCAGGGAGGGGCTCACCGTATTGCAGTACTTTGCCTCCACCCATGGGGCGAGAAAGGGGTTGGCGGACACCGCCCTCAAGACGGCCAACTCCGGGTATCTCACCAGAAGGTTGGTGGATGTGGCCCAGGACGTGACCGTCAGCGAATACGATTGCGGTACCCTGGACGGGATATATGCCTCCTCCCTAGTCGAGGGTGGCGAGATCATCGAACCCATGGTGGAGAGGATCCTGGGGCGGGTGGGCCTAGAGGACATCAAGGACCCCTTTACCGGCGAGATCATTGTCAAGGCCAACCAAGAGATAGATGAGGAGGCGGTGCAGAAGATAGCTGATGCAGGACTGGATCGGGTGAAGATCCGCTCTGTGCTCACCTGCAAGTCTAAACATGGTGTCTGTGCCCTCTGCTACGGAAGAGACCTGGCCCGGGGGAGGATCGTCGAGATCGGAGAGGCAGTGGGGGTTATCGCTGCCCAGTCCATTGGAGAGCCTGGGACCCAGCTCACCATGAGGACCTTCCATATCGGGGGTACAGCAAGCAGGCGTGTGGAGGAGACCGCCCTCGAGGCCAAGATGGATGGGATTGTCAAGTTCATAGCCCTCCAGACCGTGCGCAACAGGGAAGGTATGTTGGTGGTGATGAACCGCAAGGGCGAGATCGCCATCTTGGATGAAGAGGGCAGGGAGAGGAAGAGGTATCCTGTGGTATATGGGGCGAAGTTGAGGGTACAAGAGGGACAGAAGGTAAAGGAGGGGGAGCTAATCGCGGAGTGGGACCCCTATACCATTCCCATCATCACAGAGGTCTCGGGTTTGGTGAAGTTCGGCGATATCATCGAAGGGGTAACCATGCAAGAGCAGGTGGATGAGGTGACCGGCCACGCCCGCAAGGTCATCATCGAGAGCAAGGAACCTGACCTCCGGCCCCGGATATCCATCAAACAGGAGAGGGTCGGTGAGGGAGGAAAGAAGACCTTAGAGACTGCAGCCAGATACATTCTGCCCCTATGGTCCAACATCTATGTGAAAGAAGGGGAGCTTGTGGAGGCAGGTGATGTCCTGGTGAAGATACCGCGGGAGACCACCAAGACCAAGGATATCACCGGTGGACTCCCCCGGGTGGCCGAGCTCTTTGAGGCGAGAAGGCCTAAGGAATACGCCCTCATCAGCGAGATAGATGGGACAGTAAGCTTCGGGAAAATGGTAAAGGGAAAGCGAAAGGTGATCATCACTCCGGAGGTGGGAGAGCCGAAGGAGTACACCGTACCCAAGGGGAAACACATCAGCGTCCATGAAGGGGATGTGGTCAAGGCAGGAGAATCCCTGATGGATGGGAGCTCCAACCCTCATGATATCCTCAAGGTCCTGGGGGACAAAGAGTTGGCCCGATTTTTGGTAGACGAGATCCAAGAAGTATATCAACTGCAAGGGGTCAAGATCAACGACAAGCACATCGAGATCATCGTCAGGCAGATGCTCAAGAGGATTATGATCCGTGAGGTGGGGGATACCAAGTTCATCGTGGACGAACAGGTGGAAAAGCACATATTTCAGGAGGAGAACGAGAGGGTCCTCAAAGAAGGGGGAAAGCCGGCCGTCGCTGATCCTCTCTTTCTGGGTATCACCAAGGCCTCCCTCATCACGGATAGTTGGGTCTCGGCCGCCTCCTTCCAGGAGACCACCCGGGTCCTGACCCAGGCAGCCGTGGAGGGGAGGGTCGACTATCTAAGGGGACTCAAGGAAAATGTGATCATGGGTAGGTTGGTCACCGCTGGGACCGGGAACCCCCGCTATCGCACAATGGTCCCCATTGTTGAGGGTGGTTATCCCCCTCCCTTAGAGGAGATAGAGAGGGAGGAGGAGAAAGTAAAAGGGGAGGAGAAGGGCGTCTTTTTGGCGGATTAG
- the tolB gene encoding Tol-Pal system beta propeller repeat protein TolB translates to MQPKKLPFFVLFLMITTILPLTTSRGIIYIDIDSPHIRKFYLALPEIEGLGSAPQEIKKEIEGTLTQDLIISNLFYLMERERLPQKGVYITEATMDFGAWASVGAEFLLSVGLSAEGGKVLTEFRLFDVVQGIYIAGKRYRGPKEGVRLMVHRMADEIIHQLTGERGIFQTKITFVSDRSGNKEIYLMDFDGRNVEMVTYNGSINISPAWSPDGESLLYTSFRRRNPDLYQVLLSMKRTILLSAVTGLNAAPAWSPDGKRIALMMRGNGNTEIYLLNSEGKNPSRLTRSWANKASPTWSPDGRHIAFVSDRSGSPQVYVMDLPNGKIRRLTYEGSYNCSPAWSPKGDRIAFAGQAEGRFHIYTIRPDGTELRKLTGEGNNEHPSWAPNGRHIAFASNRKGNYDIYIMTEDGGGPWRTTTSRANETEPAWSPWLR, encoded by the coding sequence ATGCAACCTAAGAAATTGCCATTTTTTGTCCTATTTTTAATGATAACGACCATCCTTCCCCTCACCACCAGTAGAGGGATTATCTATATTGATATCGACTCCCCCCACATCCGCAAGTTCTATCTAGCCCTGCCGGAGATCGAAGGGTTGGGCAGCGCCCCCCAGGAGATAAAGAAGGAAATAGAGGGGACCCTCACACAAGACCTCATCATCTCCAACCTCTTCTACCTCATGGAGAGAGAGAGGCTGCCCCAAAAAGGGGTCTATATCACGGAGGCGACGATGGATTTCGGGGCATGGGCAAGCGTGGGGGCTGAATTTTTGCTGTCGGTAGGCCTTTCGGCAGAGGGAGGTAAGGTCTTGACGGAGTTCAGGCTCTTCGACGTGGTCCAGGGGATTTACATCGCTGGCAAGAGGTACAGGGGCCCTAAAGAGGGGGTACGGTTAATGGTCCACAGGATGGCGGACGAGATCATCCACCAGTTGACCGGGGAAAGGGGTATCTTCCAGACAAAGATCACCTTTGTCTCCGATCGAAGCGGGAATAAAGAGATCTACCTGATGGACTTCGACGGGCGAAACGTGGAGATGGTTACCTACAATGGCTCCATCAACATCTCCCCTGCCTGGTCCCCGGATGGTGAGAGTCTCTTGTATACCTCATTTCGCCGACGCAACCCAGATCTCTATCAGGTTCTCCTCTCCATGAAGCGTACCATCCTTTTATCCGCTGTCACGGGGCTCAATGCCGCCCCGGCTTGGTCCCCTGATGGGAAAAGAATTGCCCTGATGATGAGAGGAAACGGTAACACCGAGATATATCTCCTGAACTCGGAAGGGAAGAACCCCTCACGGCTTACACGCTCCTGGGCTAATAAGGCCTCGCCCACCTGGTCGCCGGATGGGAGACATATCGCCTTTGTCTCCGACCGATCAGGAAGCCCTCAGGTCTATGTCATGGATCTGCCCAATGGGAAAATCAGAAGGTTGACCTATGAGGGGAGTTACAATTGCTCCCCTGCCTGGTCCCCCAAGGGTGACAGGATCGCCTTTGCTGGTCAGGCGGAAGGAAGATTCCATATTTACACCATCAGGCCGGATGGGACTGAATTGAGGAAACTGACCGGGGAGGGAAACAACGAGCACCCATCCTGGGCCCCCAACGGGAGACATATCGCCTTTGCCTCTAATAGGAAGGGGAATTACGACATCTACATTATGACTGAAGATGGAGGTGGTCCGTGGAGGACGACCACCTCCAGGGCCAACGAGACAGAACCGGCCTGGTCACCGTGGTTAAGATGA
- the pal gene encoding peptidoglycan-associated lipoprotein Pal, translating into MMREKRWIWKVLLLVLLLVFLPQCQRKVVREERAITPEQERGERAFEESLTKKKYPGIKGEVLESALLKDIHFEFDRYDLIKEARGILAENAKVLVAHPNLRIQIEGHCDERGSNEYNLALGERRAVSAKLYLVKLGVKGNRLSTISYGEEMPLDPRHNEEAWAKNRRCHFVILSR; encoded by the coding sequence ATGATGAGAGAGAAAAGATGGATTTGGAAGGTCTTGCTTTTGGTCCTGCTTCTTGTCTTCCTGCCCCAATGTCAGCGCAAGGTGGTAAGGGAGGAGCGAGCCATCACCCCTGAACAGGAGAGGGGAGAAAGGGCCTTTGAGGAGAGCCTCACCAAGAAGAAATATCCTGGAATCAAGGGGGAGGTATTGGAGAGCGCCCTCTTGAAAGATATTCACTTCGAGTTCGATAGGTATGACCTGATCAAAGAGGCCAGAGGGATATTGGCCGAGAATGCCAAGGTATTGGTGGCCCATCCCAACCTCAGAATACAGATTGAGGGCCATTGTGATGAACGGGGAAGCAATGAATATAACCTGGCCTTGGGAGAAAGGAGGGCCGTGAGCGCCAAACTCTATCTTGTTAAACTTGGTGTAAAAGGGAATCGACTCTCCACCATCAGCTATGGGGAGGAGATGCCGCTGGATCCGAGACACAATGAGGAGGCCTGGGCCAAGAACAGAAGGTGCCACTTTGTCATCCTCTCTCGGTAA